In a single window of the Poecile atricapillus isolate bPoeAtr1 chromosome 27, bPoeAtr1.hap1, whole genome shotgun sequence genome:
- the NGFR gene encoding tumor necrosis factor receptor superfamily member 16 produces MAGLLPLLLLLLPAGPAGGSKDECFSKLFTASGDCCRACNVGEGVAQPCGVNQTVCEPCLDSVTFSDTVSATEPCKPCTQCEGLQSMSAPCVESDDAVCRCAYGYFQDESSGSCRECRVCEVGFGLMFPCKDSQDTVCEECPEGTFSSEANFVDPCLPCTTCEENELLVRECTAAADAECRGLHPRWTTQSPSLGGSESPEPASREPPGTEGTATTAASTATTIMGSSQPVVTHGTSDNLIPVYCSILAAVVVGLVAYIAFKRWNSCKQNKQGANNRPVNQTPSPEGEKLHSDSGISVDSQSLHDQQPPGQGTQGPAPKADSSLYSALPASKQEEVEKLLGSSAEDTWRQLAGELGYKEDLIDSFTREESPARALLAHWACRESATLDALLAALRRLQRGDIADSLASESTATSPV; encoded by the exons ATGGCCGGGctcctgccgctgctgctgctcctgctgccggCG GGACCCGCCGGGGGCTCCAAGGACGAGTGTTTCTCCAAGCTCTTCACGGCCAGCGGGGATTGCTGCCGGGCCTGCAACGTGGGCGAGGGCGTGGCGCAGCCCTGCGGGGTCAACCAGACGGTGTGCGAGCCCTGCCTGGACA GTGTCACCTTCTCGGACACGGTGAGCGCCACGGAGCCGTGCAAGCCGTGCACGCAGTGCGAGGGGCTGCAGAGCATGTCCGCGCCCTGCGTCGAGTCGGACGACGCCGTTTGCCGCTGCGCCTACGGATACTTCCAGGACGAATCCAGCGGGAGCTGCCGCGAGTGCCGCGTGTGCGAGGTGGGCTTCGGCCTCATGTTCCCCTGCAAGGACTCGCAGGACACGGTGTGCGAGGAGTGTCCCGAGGGCACCTTCTCCAGCGAGGCCAACTTCGTGGATCCCTGCCTGCCGTGCACCACGTGCGAGGAGAACGAGCTGCTGGTGCGGGAGTGCACGGCCGCGGCCGATGCCGAGTGCCGGG GTCTCCACCCTCGCTGGACAACGCAGAGCCCGTCCCTGGGGGGCTCCGAGAGCCCCGAGCCGGCCAGCAGGGAGCCACCGGGCACCGAGGGGACGGCCACCACCGCGGCCAGCACGGCCACCACCATCATGGGCAGCTCACAGCCCGTGGTGACCCACGGCACCAGTGACAACCTCATCCCCGTCTACTGCTCCATCCTGGCCGCCGTGGTGGTGGGGCTGGTGGCCTACATCGCCTTCAAGAG GTGGAACAGCTGCAAGCAGAACAAGCAGGGAGCCAACAACCGCCCAGTGAACCAGACCCCGTCCCCCGAGGGGGAGAAGCTGCACAGCGACAGCGGCATCTCCGTGGACAGCCAGAGCCTGCACGACCAGCagccccccgggcagggcacccaggggccag CCCCCAAGGCGGACAGCAGCCTGTACTCGGCGCTGCCGGCCAGCaagcaggaggaggtggagaagctgctgggcagctctgccGAGGACACGTGGCGGCAGCTGGCGGGCGAGCTGGGCTACAAGGAGGACCTGATCGACTCCTTCACCCGCGAGGAGTCCCCGGCGCGGGCGCTGCTGGCCCACTGGGCTTGCCGCGAGTCGGCCACGCTGGACGCGCTGCTGGCCGCCCTGCGCCGGCTCCAGCGCGGCGACATCGCCGACAGCCTGGCCAGCGAGTCCACGGCCACCTCCCCCGTCTGA